In Rhodopirellula sp. P2, the DNA window TTTGTTATTGACTTGAAATCATTTGAGATTGTCGACCACGTGACGATCAAAAATTTCACTGGGGTATCAATACTCAGTGAGGTACTAATACAAGATCCCTCTCCCTATCAATGTCGAGTGAGCTGCAATCTGCCGAATGGAACGCCGGCAGAATACAAGGTTTTACCGACCGGGTTTGAACGAATTCAGTAGCGACCACGGAGTCATTGCGGAGCGATCAAAGGGATGGAGATAGTTCTGCCCAGGTGATGCGATCGAGAGCGTGACATGGGACCTTGCGGCATGGCCATAGTTGGGTGTCAGGCTTCGATCAATCCTGGATCCATCGCTTGCGCAAGCGACGGCCGAAAAGGTGTCAGGTACGAATGGCACGGGCGTAAGCCTAAGCCGCTGTGGCGAGACGGTTTCGATTCGGGAAGCGACATCCTTGCGCTAAGTTGTATTGCTTTGGCCTGCGTTCGAGTTCACGTGGTTCCATTCTTCCTGGTCGATTTTCCGATGGTCCGTTCGGAGATCGTTTTCAATCCCGAACACCACTGGAGTTCGATTTGACCATCGCCAAACCGCACAGGCGTCTTTGTCAGTGTCGACGCCGAAGCGATTGAACGAAGCTCAAATAGTCTCGCGTCTCAACTGGAAGGTCCTTTTCGGAGTAAACGCTCGCCATCTTCGGCAGCAAACGATTGATCGGATTGAACAAGCCCCGCTGCGAGAATGGGCTGTTCACGCTGAACAAAACTTGCCCGCGAATTGTCGACTCATTCTGACTCAGCACGTCTTGCAACCCGTTTTGTGTATTTTCAACAAAGGCGGAAAACCTCTCGTACTCGGTTTGGGTTTGGACATTCATCGCGGCGAGCAAGACTTCTCGTTGCGCAAAAACAATCTTCTGCTCGACGCGTTCTAAATCCGATTCTGGTTCGGGAACTGGATGCCAAAGCTCATTGATTGCGTGCGTGAGACTCATAGCGAGAAGTTCATTCTCCTGGATCACACGGAACGTCTGATCCCAGGTCTCCCGACTGGCCTTCAAGTACTCCCGAATCTCATCTTCCGTCCGTTTTCTCGACGGCACATTTCGGTTGGGAACTTCTATCTTTGGAAGTGCATGATCTGCGACTTGTTTGCTCGATTCACGGGCTAGAGAAAGTTCGTTCGACCTTTCTCTGATCGACTCCGACAATTCTTTAGCAGCACGCATTTGGTTGTCCCGGTGCATTTGCAACCGTTGGCGAAAACGCGACATGCGTGCTTCGTACTCCTCCAAACTCATTGGACCGAGCTGCACCGCTCGGTTCAGCAGGCGTCTAAGCTCATGCTTGCGATCCTGCATCGCGTCAACAGGTGATTGACGGGCATCTACGATAGTGACTACAGCGGGCTGATGAAGGAGAAGGTTTTCGTAGTCATCCAACACCTTTTGGTGCGAGTCGAAACCTGGAAGCTTAGCCATCAGGCCGTTGATTGCTGGACGATACTGAACAAACAAAACAATGAAACCGAGAAGAAATCCCGCTGCGACCAACCAACCGAACATCGCCAAACTTCCAGGACGCCGGCGGCGGCTGGGATGGGGCGAGTGAGGTTGATTGAAGACGGAATGATTCATCGGCGGAAGGTTGACCGATGCGGATTCCCTCTCTCTGGCGACAGCGACTCCCGGTTCATGAAAGACTTCCCGCACCAATTCGACTTCAACGGGGGTTTCGATCATTTCGACAACGATCGCGTCCATTACGGGTGAGACTTCCTCACCGGTCGAAAGTCTCGGTATGACTGGACGATTTTCTGGCCGGGTGGATTGAGTCGGTGTTTCGGTGGCGGTCCGAGCACGGTGGATCTCTCCCAGCCTCGCAATCTCGGCGATCGCAACCTGCTTCCCTTCCAAAGCCCCGACTCCATCCACCGCTCGCATCCATTTGGCCGTTGTCCCCTGCCGCATCATGGCGTCAGAGGGAAGACGCCCCATCTCGTGCAAATGAAGAACCTTGCTCGCGAGAAAGGGGCCCACGATCTTGCCTTGAGTTTTGATGTACCACCCGATGCGATACACCTGCACGAACATTTCCTTCACGTCCGACGCCCGTCGCCACTCGCTATTACCCTGCTTCACTTCGGCTTGGGATGCGAACGCATCTGCCAATAGTCGAGCGCGAATCTCGGGTTCGGAAAACGGTCCCTCCACCTCTTCTGCGTCTCTTAGATACCACGATGAACTCATAGTTTCAGAAGATTCGACGACGTGAATGCTGGCTATGATGCATAGTGATTGCGCGAGGGTGTTGTCCGCAAGTATTTCCTGACTTGCCGAGCAGAGGCCATAGCACAGAAACCATCAAATGCCTCTGCGATCGGCAGCAGAGTTTACCACATCTGGTTGGCAACCGAGCGATTCGGCCCCTGACTGTCCATAGCACGTCCGCGAGTGTTTGTCGGATGCAAGTCGGTCCGAGAGAACCAATTCATTAGGTCACTCGGAAGCGGCGGGCGAGCCATGTGGAGGGGATCACCAGGGCGAAGACGCAGAGCGATGGGATGGCTCCGGCTCCGAGCATGGTGATCGCGGCCATCAAGGGAATGATGGCCATGATCGCGGACTTGATCGTCAACTGAATGCGTTGGGGCGACGGTGAATGCCACGCTGTCCAACCTCTCGCCAGCGTTGGTACGATCATCAAGGCAATCGTGGCGGGAAAGATCAGCACGGGGTCAATTTGCCAACCTCGCGTCCAATCAACAGGCACGTCGGCGTTGGAAAAGAGACCGGCAACGCGAGGGGCGAGGGCCAGCACCACGCCGCCCAATGTCATCCCGAACCAGCCCCAAGGCAGGTGCAGGCTGCGATCACCGATCGCTTCTCGACGTGCGAAGGTGGTGACCCCGGTGATGTACAGCCCCATCCCAATTGCAAACGCGAACGAGACGGGTGTGATGTGCATCCAAACGGGCTCGCCGAGGACGGACACACGTCCCTGCCATTGCTCCGCGGGGATCACAGAATGAGCCGCTGTCGATCCCAGCAAGAAGCTCAACACGCGGCACCCACCCATCAACACGGAGGCGATGGGAGTGCGTTTGAAGGGGCCGTCGTAAGCGACAATGCAGATGCTCAACAGCAACGCGATCACACCTGGGACCGCGCCAATCAACGCGGCCAAAACCATTCCCACGACGAGCAATGCCCAGCCGACGCGTCGAGCATCCGCCAACCGAATCTCGCGGCGAGGGAGCGGTCGCTCGCTGCGTGCTCGGCGATCGGCTCGGATGTCAAAGACATCGTTGAGCACCATGCCGCCCCAGTACAACGCAACACCTGAGGCAACGACCAACGCGAGGAATGGCCAAACTGAACCCGCACTGTCATCGCCCGATCGCAACCAACCGCTGGCGCCCAGCACCAACAAGAATGCGGCCGACACATCGGCGACCACCGTGAATCCATTGGGCAGTCGAACAAGTTTCGCCCAGGAGAACAAACGCGTTCGGAACGTGGCGTTGGCAGGAAGCGAAGAACGAGATGAATGGGGGTTCATTAGCGACGTAGCATTCGACTTTGACGTTCCGTGATCGCAATTCCGTAACGAGACAAGTAGCGATCGGTTTCGTTGGTGAATTCGACGTCAAGGTCTTGGTTTTCAAATCGAAAGCGACCGATCGGCGGTGGCGAGATCGGACGCAGCGAATACAGCTCAATCAAACTGATCAAAGGGCAATTCAGCATTCGCTGGCTGGATGTTCGCGGGACCGACGTGGAATCGTCAACCACACTGGTTTCGCTCGCAAGGGAATCTTGTTGGCTGGAAGGGTGTTCGCTCGGGCCTTGGTCTCCCGCCGCGGAAGACTCCTCTTCGTTTTGGACGGCTGGCAGATGGGCTGGATCGCCCCAGTATTCGATTCGCAGCGGCAGGCCTTTGCCGAAATCCGTTTCAGGATCGTTGTTCCGCGCGATCAACACCACAACTTGTGTGGGGCAGAGTTCAGGCCAAGTCGTCGTGCCGAACTCTTCCAAGCGTTGTGCCCGCAGATCGTCACGCAACGTTCCCTTCACAATCCAAACGTCACGGCCTTCGAGCTGGCCGGATTGCAACGTCAGGTCATGTTCCGATGCGATGGTGTCCATCATTTCCGTCCATCCACCGACTCGCACGCTGGGTTTCAAGGTGCTCGGAGCGGCTGAACCTTGCGAGCCGCGTCCCAACAGCGAAGCGAGTGAGTCGTTGACCCATTGGTCCAAACGTCCCACATCAACGCGTCGCAAGGAAACTTGTTCCCCGATCTGCTCGCGGGTCCAAGCCAATCGCCCGTCGCTGACTTGTTGGAGCGTGTGTTTGCCCTCGCCGTCGAGCATCGTGACCTGCAGATTGAACTGGCCGGTTCCCTGGCCGGCTTGTTCGTAAGTCCCCACCCCTAAAATTTCGCGACCGCTGACCCAAACCCGCTGGCGAACCTTCGCGTCGAAAGCGGGCCCGTGAGCGATTCGTTGGACCGTCTGAGCGATCAATCGGTCGGCGGGGCCATTTGTTTTGGGCTCAATCGAATCCGCACCGGAAGCCTGAATTTCATTGCAAACCGCCGTCGCGAGGCCGCCCAAAAGGAAGCAGGCGAAAAGGCATCCCGCCGTTATTCCCAGTGTTTTCCGGGGTATCAGGCGACTTACCAAGCTCCGTCGACTGACATCAGCAGCACCGTCGCTGTGCGGGTTCAGACAGTCAAAGCAGTCGTGCGGGTGAATCTTCATGGGGAGGTTATGACGATTTTGCCAAAGAAATGCCCCCTCGCGTGCCGATGAGCTGAGCAGTGACTGATCCTGACAGAACAGTTGCGGGGAAGAAGGGCCGATCCTAGGTCGTTTTCCCGCTTCGCGTCCAGCCAGATCTGGTCACAACTGAACACCACTGACTTTCCATTTTGATTTGATTCAACGATTGAATCACAACCAGTTCTTGTTCCACGCTGCGTGAAACCCGAACGAGTCGCTTGTCGACTCGTCCGATTCATGGCAAGTGTTGGGGGAAGAACCCAGCGACCCAAGACGGGGGAAAAGATGAAACGAATCGTCACTCATTTGGCGCTTGCGGCGGCCACGGCGATCCTCGCCACCGGATGTGTGCCGGTTCGCCACAACCTGCCTCCAGAACAGCGGATGATGCAACCAGGTCCAGGCGTCGGAGGCCCCGGCCCCGGTGTCTTGGGCCCACAGGCCTACGGCATGATGGGAGCCAACGCTCCTGCGGCTGCAACGGGCACAGAAGGCATGATCACAGAGGGAGCCATCGACGGCGTCCTCGGTGAAGTGCCTTCGAGCATCGTCCAGGCAGGACAGAACAACCCCGAAATTCAGCAAGTCGGTTTCCGTCAAGTCGCCGGTGGCGATTGCGGATGTGGCGGCAGCTGTGGTGGCGGCGGATGTCTCAGTGGCGGATCGAACATTCCTCCTGGCGGCGGGGTGGCAATGATGCCACCACCCGGCATGATGCCTGGCATGGTTTCGACCGCCCAGGTCACTTTTGGCAACCCAGATGGCATGCAAGTTCGCTATGACCAATCGGGTGCCGGCATGTTCGACAGCGAACCCATGGTGGTTCCCGCTCGTCAGAACTTCCCACAAGGCGGTCTGTATCGCCTGAAGTTGACCAACATTCCTAGCCGTCCTGGTGTGGAATTGTACCCCACCGTTGAATTGGCCCACGCCAACCCACGGACCGGTGCGTACTTGGCTCACAACTCGGTGCCAATCCAGTTCACCGAAGAAGACTTCGACCAAGTCTTGACCGGGAACTTCGTCACCAAAGTCATCTACCTACCAGATCCCGAGTTCCAAGGCCCTGCTTTGGCCGGTATCGACACGCTTGTCAGCACTCGCCTCGATCCAGGCATCGACCCAATCGTCGAAGCCGACCGTCGCGGTAGCATCTTGGCGATCATCCGTTTGGGTGACAAAGACATCGAGATGGCTGGCGGCAACGGTGGCATGGCAATGGGCGGCATGATGGGTCCTCCGATCGCTGGCTTGCCCGCTCCTTTCGCTCCGGCGATGACTGACGGATGCGGCGGACCAGGTGCTGGCAAATCGGGCACACCGATGGGACTGCCCGGCATGATCGCTGGTGTCAACGCTCCTCAGTACGGAATGCCACACACCGGCACGCCGATTGGGTTGCCGGGACCACCTCACATTCCATTGGGTGCTCCCGCTGGTTTGAAGAAGCATGTGATTCGCAACCACACTCACATGAACATTCCACGACCTGTTGAGAAGATGCGAATCGATGTTCGCCAGCAACCTGGCATGAGCTACCCCAACCCGGTCAGCCGTGTTCGGATCACCGAGCAGAACATCAACCCAGGCGTTCCAAACGGTCGGCCTCTCTACGACAAGGCCAGCCAAGGCGTTTACTAGTCAGTCACGTCTGAATTGGAAAGCCGGTGACAACCGAATGCAGTCAGGCTCACGGGCCTGACTGCTCAGAACCACGACGCGGTGTTTTGCTTCGGCAACGCACCGCATCGTCACTGCCCAGCGCAAGTGGCGTTCCAGCAACGATCAAGCGACTGCCCTGGGCGAGTTACCGCTCAGGGCAAGTATCGCAGCTGCCCGAGAATGAACATCGCAACCGGATTGAGACTCATGGCAATCGCACGCATTACTCCGCCCAGCAACTTGCTGAACGCCGGATGGGCTCTGCCGTCGCTCGCGATCGCCTGCGTGTTGGCAACCAGCCTCTCTTCCTCGGCTGCTGACCCATCCCAGTACCTCTCGTCCAACGGACAACATCGATTGTTCAACGGTGCAATGCCACCGGGAGTGATCGCGGCCACGCGACAGATGGCGGGGCCAGGCGGCACGGCGGCAATGGGAGTGCAAGCTCCCTACTATCAACCCGTTCAAATCCGAGGCCCACAAGGCGTTCGATTTGCACTGCCTCAGATGGGCAGCTTTGTAGATCCCGAACCGGGGTTGATGGCGGGTTTGTTGGTCGGCCAAGTCTACCGCTTTCAAATCACCGGGATCCGTGGTGCCGAAGGCGTGGAGTTGTTTCCAACCTTGGAAATGGTCGACCGAACCTATCCACCACCGGGACTGGCAACGCGTTATCCAGTGATCGTCACCCTCGACGAAGAAGACCTGCAAGCCGCGTTGGATGGTCAATTGGTCACGCGAGTGATCTACCTCGAAGACCCACAAACCGCCGTGCCACTCGCTCAAGCCCCCACAACGGGCAGCGACACCGGCGGCGAAACTCCGATCGATGTGTCGCAGTTCCAAGACCCACTGCAAGTTGCCGATCGCCTCGGCCGAGTCGTCGCGATCCTGCGAATCGGCTCGCTCGCCCCGCCACGTTCCCACGAACTGGCACCCCAGTTTTTCTTTGGCTATCCCACTTGGGCACCCATCTTCAAGCCGGAATCATGATGCATCCAGCTCGCCTATCCGAGATCGCGATCCTGTCGCCGCCAACGAACATCGCTCGATCAAGCAGTGCACCGATGTGCTTGGCTTGGTTGGCCGTTGGTGCTGCCGCGATGTTGATCAGTGGTTGCGCCACGCCGGTCGCCTCGCCCAGCGTGCCGCCGACCGCCTCGCTCACTCAGCATCCAGTCCAACCGACTCAACCCACCCCGCCCTTCGCGCAGGCTGCTGCAACTCCCACTCCACCTGCGTTGGATGTGGCATCGTTGTATGGATCGACTTCCGTGACGTCCGACGTTCCTGGGGCCAACCTCACGATCGGTCCACCAGCGATCGCTCAAGTTGGTTTTCGAAATCAAACCGCGTGCGGATGCGGAAGCACTGCCTGCGCCGGCGAATGTGGTTCCACCAACGGCATGATGGGTGACTGTGTTGCCTGTCAGCCGATGCCTGCCATGCCCATGATGCGCGCTCCGTGGGGCGTCGACCCACAAGAGTTCCTGTGCGACGGCGGCGACCAGAATCCACAAGCTCGATTGACTCGAGGCGGATTGATCAACGGCCTGCAGCCCGAAGACACCGTCACCCACTACACCACCGAGGCAGGCGACATTGAATTCTCTGCCTCCAATCGGGTCTGCGTTTACTCGCCCCGATTTGCATCGGTGCGCCGGATCACGGGAGCGATTGTGAATGATCGTTCGATCACCGTTGGCGGCACGTTCCAACCCGTGGGACCGCGTGGCATTGACTTGGATCAGCCCGGGTTGGTGATGACCGACACCACCAAGATTGCTCACAGCGAATTGACGCGACGCGTCGATGCGATGCGAGATCGCAATCGTGGCGTTCCCGTCGACAACGTTCAACAAATCGAAGTCGCCGAAGATGTCCTCGCCTTGTTGACCAACATTCGCCAACTCAGCTTGTCCGAACTGGACGAGTCCCAACTGGCTCTTGTCGAACGCTTCGCCAACGCCGCCATCGCCTGGTCGATCGACGAATCGGTCGAAGTCGAAATCCAAGACTTGAAACCACCTACGTTGACCCGCGACCAAAAGGTCGATGCCGTGGTCGTGTATGACTTCCCTGAGGCGGGACGCGTCAACCTGATCAAGTTGGCTGACAAACAACACGCACCGGTCGGTGACACGGTGACCTTCGCGCTGCGATTGCAGAATGTGGGTGACTCACCAGTCAACGGGGTCGTCGTGACGGACAACCTGACCACACGTCTGGAATACATCGCCGAATCGGAATCCGCGACCATCAACGCCGACTTCAGCATCCAACCGAACCAAGCCGGCTCGGATCAATTGATCTGGAAACTGACCGAGGAACTCGATGTCGGTGAAACCGTCACGATCGAATTCCAATGCAAGGTGCGTTGAGCAGGGTGCCTTGAGCAAGTTGCTTTGAGTTCGACCAGTCAACAAAAAAGCGTGACAAAGCCATTGCTTCGCCACGCTTTTTGATTGGGTGTTGAACTTCCGGTCTGGGTTAGCCCCACAAACCAGCGACATCGTCGGCCAACAGGTCGAGCAGATCGTCGTCGTCCGAATCCGCCGTGGAGTTGTCGACCACCACCGCACCGTTGGACGATGCATTGGTTGCCGAGGCGGCTCCACCAGTGACCTTTGATTCTGCGGCCAAGTCACCGATCGCTTGATCCGAGGCTTCGCTGGAGAGCGTTTGAATGCCCGTTGAGATCGATTCGCCCGCTGCCGCAATCGATTCGCCGGCCGAGACCTCGTTCAGATAATTGATGACTCGCAAAGCGTCGATGGCACTGACACGACGGTCACCGTTGACGTCGTGGTAGTACAGGCTCGAATTCGCTGATCCGGGTTCGCCAGCAACGGCGGAATCCAGACGCGAGAGTTCATTGATGACCAACAAGGCGTCAATGGCGGTGACCAAATTGTCACCGTTCACATCCGCTGGCAGGTTCGTGTTCTGCAGTGGCTCACCGCTTCCGGTGATCGTGAAGGACAGCGAATCATAGACGATCTGGGAAGGATCGACTCGTTCGTCGCGGTCATCCAACAACGTGTCTTGGAATGGGAACCGGTCGGCTGGCGAACCAGTGATCGTTGCCGTTCCTGGTGCAACCGCTTCGAAGTACAGCGTGGCCAACAAAGGACTGACGCCCGTTGCTGGTTGTCCGGTGTCACTGCGGAGCGAACCGAATTCGTCAATCAAACCGGCACGTGTGTTGACGCCGACCGCTGCCGAGGAGTTGAACTCGTCTGCGAATTCGACATCAAATCCAAAGTCATCGACAGAAATCGTGTCAGACGGGACGATGCGTCCGGCGTCGTACAAGACATCGAGGAAGCCAGCGAAGACAGGATAGGGATCCCGTTGCGTCAGGTCATCCGCGATAATACGAACACCAAAACGTTGGCCAACCGCGACGGTGGAAATCGGGTTGCCCGATTCGTCCACCAACTCGAAGTCAAACTCGGCCAAGGGGTCCTGATTGGCTCCCACGACCAAGGTCACTTCCGCAATGCTGGTGACAATCCCGAACGTTGGGCTGGAAACCGTGGTCACATAAGTGAACGAATCGAAACCGCTGAATCCAATGTCAGCGGTGTACCCGATGTAGTCATCCGTTGGATCGTTGGGAGTGCCATTGTCGCGAACGAGTGCGACGCCATTGGCAGCACCTTGGTTGATTTCGAAGGAGATAACTTCGCCACTGGTTCCCAACAAGTCATTGTCGAGCACGTCCAGTTTGGATTCGGAAACACTGGTGATCAGCGATCCATTGCTATCGAGACCTTGAGGGAAGGAATCATCCAACGCCGAAGGGAAGTTCGGCCCCGCCGGTGCGATCGCAACCTCGACCGAACCGTAGCGAATTTCGCCAAAGCCCAAAGCGGAGGACTGTTCGATCAAAATCGTTTCGCTGACAGCGGCATCGGAGGGGTCAGCTTGGAAGACGGCAATCCCGGAACCAATTGCCTGCAGCGTGACAGTGAACAGTTCCGCCGGTCCGGTGTGCGAAGCGACATCGTCACCAGGTCCATTGACGGACGACAGGTTCGAGATGGACTGGGCGGCACCGATTTCATCGAGCAGACCAGGTGTCAGCGAGTTGCCGAGTTGGAAACTGCCGGGAGTTTCAAACTTAGGTCCAAACGTGATGTCAAAGGGGAACGCGTCGCTGGCGTTTGTATCAACGGTCGTCACCAACTCGCTGGAGTACAACACGTCCAAGAATGCGGAGGCCAAACCTTGTGGCGTTTGCCCAGGCAGGTTCCGCAAATCATCCACGCTGACTCGCAAGCGGAAGATGTCGCCTTGTTGCAAGGTTGGACGTGGCGTGTCGTTGACTTCGTCCAAGATTTCCAACGTGAACGATGCCAAGTCATCGGCATCGGCGTCCGGGTTGATCGAGACGGTCACGGTCGCAGTCGAGAAATTGTTCTCGCTGTCTTGAACCGTGTACATGAACTGTTCCGACCCGGTGAAACCAGCGGCAGGCGTGTACCGGACCGATTGGTTGTTCTGGGTCAACACCACGGTTCCACCCGCGGTTCCGTTGGTGACTGACGCCAAGGTCAGTCCACCGGGAGCGTTCGAAGCGATGTCGTTGTCGAGAACATTCAGCGGGAATCCGCCGCTGCTGTTCGCATTCGCTGGGATGCGATAAATGTCATCCAAAGCGATCGGGTCTTCGGTTTGGAACGTCACGTTGACGCTGACGGTGGCGGTCGCCACGTTGCCTTGCGTGTCAGTGACTCGGTACTGGATCGTGTCCTGTCCGACGAAGTTGTTTGGTGGCGTGTAGAGCAATTGCTGCTGGCCAGCGGCACCGGCACTGATGGTCACAACCCCTTGGGTCGCGGCGGTGCCCTGGGTGGTGATCGTCAGCGGATTGGACGCCGAGTTGAAGTCATTGGCCAGGACATCGATCGGGAAGCCTTGGCTGTTGCGAGGCACCGAGACGCTGTCGTCGTTGGCCAAGTCGCCGTTGTTCAGAAGTCGAACGGCATAGTCTTCGACTTCACCCGTATCAACAAAACCTGTGGCCGAGATGTTGGTGTCTTGGCTCAGACGGAACCGAGCGAACGTGTCGAGCAGGCCACTCGCCGGCAAAGTGAAGCTGGGCAGAGTCAAGGGAACCGAGCTGACACCAGTTGCCAGGGCTTGGTTCGTGATGAAGCGTTCATCCGAATCAAAGGTGCCGCTGCCATCGACGTCGATCCAACCTTGCAGGTAAGCCTGGCCACCAGTGGTGTTGTT includes these proteins:
- a CDS encoding UbiA family prenyltransferase; protein product: MNPHSSRSSLPANATFRTRLFSWAKLVRLPNGFTVVADVSAAFLLVLGASGWLRSGDDSAGSVWPFLALVVASGVALYWGGMVLNDVFDIRADRRARSERPLPRREIRLADARRVGWALLVVGMVLAALIGAVPGVIALLLSICIVAYDGPFKRTPIASVLMGGCRVLSFLLGSTAAHSVIPAEQWQGRVSVLGEPVWMHITPVSFAFAIGMGLYITGVTTFARREAIGDRSLHLPWGWFGMTLGGVVLALAPRVAGLFSNADVPVDWTRGWQIDPVLIFPATIALMIVPTLARGWTAWHSPSPQRIQLTIKSAIMAIIPLMAAITMLGAGAIPSLCVFALVIPSTWLARRFRVT
- a CDS encoding DUF11 domain-containing protein: MMHPARLSEIAILSPPTNIARSSSAPMCLAWLAVGAAAMLISGCATPVASPSVPPTASLTQHPVQPTQPTPPFAQAAATPTPPALDVASLYGSTSVTSDVPGANLTIGPPAIAQVGFRNQTACGCGSTACAGECGSTNGMMGDCVACQPMPAMPMMRAPWGVDPQEFLCDGGDQNPQARLTRGGLINGLQPEDTVTHYTTEAGDIEFSASNRVCVYSPRFASVRRITGAIVNDRSITVGGTFQPVGPRGIDLDQPGLVMTDTTKIAHSELTRRVDAMRDRNRGVPVDNVQQIEVAEDVLALLTNIRQLSLSELDESQLALVERFANAAIAWSIDESVEVEIQDLKPPTLTRDQKVDAVVVYDFPEAGRVNLIKLADKQHAPVGDTVTFALRLQNVGDSPVNGVVVTDNLTTRLEYIAESESATINADFSIQPNQAGSDQLIWKLTEELDVGETVTIEFQCKVR
- a CDS encoding Ig-like domain-containing protein, giving the protein MIHRQPSQPSSDWTSQTATERNPSDSNAGKGRSKRRSDRRSKRTQKRRLMMEGLENRQLLAAGGIIPSSPALDEYEGPRNVGTVAAFPVAEVESRGEFGENDFTNANDSQFLPLGNAAGKRDTIDVTGTAGFTSASSTSFETDIDVYRFDLEAGDILDIASLGGTTSFTVYGQARLDSSGNAITYPGEVPVFGSRASIWYGADTPEDTYPANSPLQTLGNAHFAQVIPQTGTYYVEVAAQSTNVDYTLGLRTYRPVTESLPVGQSQKLYLDFDGGSFNIDRFNIIAGGDGNLPIGGVYRVPSLQQTLFGQGIQVNATEYENLIRSIVANVESHFNAVGADGFNGDYDSTGTPGDFGIEILNSLDDNDPGSDPNVTRLAIGGTEAIFNFVLPVNGVAESVDIGNFDLRETGVLLLDNLRATANSFQRSPALSEFDAFAASIAATASHEAGHLFGLRHTDNANLTANLMDSGGNLQTILDSRVGTGPDQILGTTDDVQVKFATDIFAPAEGIFGVNYTGHAAAFSLSTGTVGSGATGRIFNDVNGNGTFTGDSGLGGVTVFLDVNGDGVLSPSDPSTVTAADGTYSLFGASGSYNVIAMTPSNFVATTPVSRSVTLGSSSTLPSFGFRQVLSDVTGRKFEDVNENGVYDPGEPGVEGAYIYADLDGDNRPDLGEPFALTDEDGLYTLDLPEVNYSYAIREVAEAGFEATVPLSGEYIVTPGSGPADGFNFGGRSSRDFGDAPDSYGTLSASNGASHGILSGLTLGATVDRESDGQPTADATGDGADEDGIQFTGPLVPGTTSSIQVTVNNTTGGQAYLQGWIDVDGSGTFDSDERFITNQALATGVSSVPLTLPSFTLPASGLLDTFARFRLSQDTNISATGFVDTGEVEDYAVRLLNNGDLANDDSVSVPRNSQGFPIDVLANDFNSASNPLTITTQGTAATQGVVTISAGAAGQQQLLYTPPNNFVGQDTIQYRVTDTQGNVATATVSVNVTFQTEDPIALDDIYRIPANANSSGGFPLNVLDNDIASNAPGGLTLASVTNGTAGGTVVLTQNNQSVRYTPAAGFTGSEQFMYTVQDSENNFSTATVTVSINPDADADDLASFTLEILDEVNDTPRPTLQQGDIFRLRVSVDDLRNLPGQTPQGLASAFLDVLYSSELVTTVDTNASDAFPFDITFGPKFETPGSFQLGNSLTPGLLDEIGAAQSISNLSSVNGPGDDVASHTGPAELFTVTLQAIGSGIAVFQADPSDAAVSETILIEQSSALGFGEIRYGSVEVAIAPAGPNFPSALDDSFPQGLDSNGSLITSVSESKLDVLDNDLLGTSGEVISFEINQGAANGVALVRDNGTPNDPTDDYIGYTADIGFSGFDSFTYVTTVSSPTFGIVTSIAEVTLVVGANQDPLAEFDFELVDESGNPISTVAVGQRFGVRIIADDLTQRDPYPVFAGFLDVLYDAGRIVPSDTISVDDFGFDVEFADEFNSSAAVGVNTRAGLIDEFGSLRSDTGQPATGVSPLLATLYFEAVAPGTATITGSPADRFPFQDTLLDDRDERVDPSQIVYDSLSFTITGSGEPLQNTNLPADVNGDNLVTAIDALLVINELSRLDSAVAGEPGSANSSLYYHDVNGDRRVSAIDALRVINYLNEVSAGESIAAAGESISTGIQTLSSEASDQAIGDLAAESKVTGGAASATNASSNGAVVVDNSTADSDDDDLLDLLADDVAGLWG